The Betta splendens chromosome 7, fBetSpl5.4, whole genome shotgun sequence genome includes a window with the following:
- the plp2b gene encoding proteolipid protein 2b gives MADTTTTSPDENYLMKVKGYVRTQKGLILAAEIFISLIILICYAASYFGGYFVLALSEMIISTAFFVIFMMELDKQVLVVNWIWTDLFRAGLAACLYLITSLIAVIGGSGDGARITGGVFGLIAGLLFAYDTYTIYLQAKTTRQQTAAPGDARV, from the exons ATGGCTGATACAACCACGACCAGTCCCGATGAAAACTATCTGATGAAGGTAAAGGGCTACGTGAGGACCCAGAAAGGTTTAATCCTCGCAGCAGAAATA TTCATCAGTTTGATCATCCTCATCTGCTACGCTGCGTCTTACTTTGGAGGCTACTTTGTTCTGGCCCTCTCCGAAATGATCATCTCCACCGCCTTCTTTGTCATCTTCATGATGGAGCTAGACAAACAGGTCCTGGTGGTCAACTGGATCTGGACC GATCTCTTCCGCGCAGGCCTCGCTGCCTGTCTTTACCTCATCACGTCTCTCATCGCTGTCATTGGAGGATCTGGGGACGGCGCACGGATCACAGGCGGG GTCTTTGGTTTAATTGCCGGTCTGCTGTTTGCATATGACACCTACACCATCTACCTTCAAGCCAAGACCACCCGGCAGCAAACTGCAGCCCCTGGTG ACGCCAGAGTTTAA